One part of the Rutidosis leptorrhynchoides isolate AG116_Rl617_1_P2 unplaced genomic scaffold, CSIRO_AGI_Rlap_v1 contig310, whole genome shotgun sequence genome encodes these proteins:
- the LOC139882820 gene encoding annexin-like protein RJ4, with the protein MASLVAPGHFSPTEDAEALQKACKGWGTNEKLIIKVLGHRNAAQRKQIRQAYEQLYEEDLVKRLESELSGDFEKAVYRWILDPADRDAVLANVALKKSNPDFPSDHRDFLRSFPDELLEVRKAYKLRYKRSLEEDVAAHTTGDIRKLLVGLVSAYRFEGEEINARLANSEADVLHNAIRDKAFNHDEVIRILTTRSKAQLRATFNRYRDDQGTSITKNILVEHPDDFSVALRTTIRCFNDHQKYFEKVLRNAIKRAGTDEDDITRVIVTRAEKDLKEIKEEYYKRNSASLDQAVAKDTSGDYKAFLLALLGKEE; encoded by the exons ATGGCTTCTCTAGTTGCCCCTGGTCACTTCTCTCCCACTGAAGATGCTGAGGCTCTCCAAAAGGCGTGTAAAG GATGGGGAACGAATGAGAAGCTGATCATCAAAGTGCTGGGACACAGAAATGCAGCGCAGAGGAAGCAGATCAGGCAAGCCTATGAGCAACTCTACGAGGAAGATCTCGTCAAGCGCCTTGAGTCTGAGCTCTCCGGAGACTTCGAG AAAGCGGTGTACCGTTGGATACTGGACCCGGCTGACCGGGATGCTGTGTTAGCCAATGTGGCTCTGAagaaatcgaatcctgatttcccCAGTGATCATAGAGATTTCTTGCGTTCATTCCCTGATGAGCTCCTGGAGGTCAGAAAAGCCTACAAGCTTCGCTACAAGCGCTCTCTGGAAGAAGATGTTGCTGCACATACCACTGGCGACATCCGCAAG CTCCTGGTTGGCCTAGTGAGTGCGTATAGGTTTGAAGGAGAAGAGATCAACGCGAGATTGGCGAACTCGGAGGCCGATGTTCTTCACAATGCCATAAGAGATAAGGCCTTCAACCATGACGAGGTCATAAGAATCTTGACCACCAGGAGCAAGGCTCAGCTCAGGGCCACTTTCAACCGCTACCGTGATGACCAGGGCACTTCCATCACTAAG AATATATTGGTTGAACATCCTGATGACTTCTCGGTGGCACTGCGCACGACAATTCGGTGCTTCAATGATCATCAAAAGTACTTTGAAAAG GTCTTGCGCAACGCAATCAAGAGGGCCGGGACGGATGAGGATGATATCACTCGCGTGATCGTGACTAGGGCGGAGAAGGACCTGAAGGAGATCAAGGAGGAGTATTACAAGAGGAACAGTGCGTCGCTTGACCAAGCAGTGGCCAAGGACACCTCAGGGGATTACAAGGCCTTCTTGCTCGCTCTTCTGGGCAAGGAAGAGTGA